One window of Triticum dicoccoides isolate Atlit2015 ecotype Zavitan chromosome 5A, WEW_v2.0, whole genome shotgun sequence genomic DNA carries:
- the LOC119298367 gene encoding 4-hydroxyphenylacetaldehyde oxime monooxygenase-like yields MDISLPLLLLAGILIPVVSYLLVTKRSTEEGRLKLPPGPKRVPVLGNLHQLGPLPHRNLRDLAGRHGPVMLLRLGAMTTVVVSSAAAARDVMKAHDADYCSRPASPGPARLSYGRKSVSFSPYDAYWRDMRGLFAAELLGARGVEASWAARWEQVDRLMAALGDAAGPVSLDEHVFRVADGVIATVAYGSVYGAEAFAGKYERFQHVLQEAVDMSASFSAEDFFPNTAGRLLDRLAGIVARRERIFRDLDGFFEEVLEQHRDPARPRPESGGGDLVDALVRICKEHGFTRDHVKAVLLDAFIGGVDTSSVTILWAMSELIRKPQVLKKAQEEIRAVVAGNEQRVQSDDLPKLTYLKMVVKETLRLHPPITLLLPRETLRRVEIGGYNVPAGSRVLVNAWAIGRDPASWGQDAEEFKPERFEAGGRHDKVDFRGAHLELMPFGAGRRICPALVMGVANVEFTLANMLYGFEWELPKGTLAEKVSMEEAGRLTFHRKTPLVLVPTPYVV; encoded by the coding sequence ATGGATATCTCACTACCCCTCCTCCTCCTAGCCGGCATCCTCATCCCCGTCGTCTCGTACCTGCTGGTGACGAAGCGCAGCACTGAGGAAGGGCGGCTCAAGCTGCCGCCGGGCCCGAAGCGGGTGCCGGTGCTCGGCAACCTGCACCAACTGGGCCCTCTACCGCATCGCAACCTGCGCGACCTGGCCGGGCGGCACGGCCCCGTCATGCTACTCCGCCTCGGCGCGATGACGACGGTGGTGGTCTCGTCCGCGGCTGCGGCGCGCGACGTCATGAAGGCCCATGACGCCGACTATTGCAGCCGCCCCGCGTCGCCGGGACCCGCGCGGCTCTCCTACGGGCGCAAGAGCGTCTCCTTCTCGCCATACGACGCCTACTGGCGCGACATGCGCGGACTCTTCGCCGCGGAGCTCCTCGGCGCGCGCGGCGTCGAAGCCTCCTGGGCCGCACGGTGGGAGCAGGTGGACAGGCTCATGGCCGCCCTGGGCGACGCTGCGGGGCCGGTGTCGTTGGACGAGCACGTGTTCCGTGTCGCCGATGGCGTGATCGCCACGGTGGCGTACGGGAGTGTGTACGGCGCGGAGGCGTTCGCGGGCAAGTACGAGCGGTTCCAGCACGTGCTACAGGAGGCCGTGGACATGTCGGCCAGCTTCTCCGCCGAGGACTTCTTCCCCAACACCGCCGGCCGCCTCCTCGACCGGCTCGCCGGCATCGTCGCGCGCCGGGAGAGGATCTTCAGAGACCTCGACGGCTTCTTCGAGGAAGTGCTGGAGCAGCatcgagaccccgcgcgccccaggCCGGAGAGCGGTGGCGGCGACCTGGTGGATGCCCTCGTCAGAATCTGCAAGGAGCACGGCTTCACGAGGGACCACGTCAAGGCTGTCCTCCTGGACGCGTTCATCGGCGGCGTCGACACGAGCTCTGTGACGATCCTGTGGGCGATGTCGGAGCTGATCCGGAAGCCGCAGGTGCTGAAGAAAGCGCAGGAGGAGATCAGGGCCGTGGTCGCCGGCAACGAGCAGCGGGTGCAATCGGACGACCTGCCGAAGCTGACCTACCTGAAGATGGTCGTCAAAGAGACCCTGCGGCTGCACCCGCCGATTACGCTGCTTCTGCCGCGGGAGACGCTGCGGAGGGTGGAGATCGGCGGCTACAACGTGCCAGCGGGGTCGCGGGTGCTCGTGAACGCGTGGGCCATCGGGAGGGACCCCGCGAGCTGGGGGCAGGACGCGGAGGAGTTCAAGCCGGAGAGGTTCGAGGCCGGCGGGAGGCACGACAAGGTGGACTTCCGTGGCGCTCACTTGGAACTGATGCCGTTCGGCGCCGGCCGGCGAATCTGCCCCGCACTGGTCATGGGGGTGGCGAACGTGGAGTTCACGTTGGCCAACATGCTGTATGGCTTTGAGTGGGAGCTGCCGAAGGGGACGTTGGCCGAGAAGGTGAGCATGGAGGAGGCCGGTAGGCTGACCTTCCACCGCAAGACGCCGCTGGTGCTCGTGCCTACCCCATACGTAGTGTGA